CGTCAAGCACATTAACCCAGAAGCACAAGGACATGCCATTTCTTCTACATCATATTGGAAATAATGTGACCTTAAAGCTCGGGTCTTCAATGTCATTTTTTCTAGTTCATATTGGAAATACTGCCACCTTAAAGACCCACGCTTTATGATCTGagttaaattaaacaataataTCTATACAATCACACACACTAGCATGCATAGAACTTAGAAAAGTCATGTCAATTGTGTAGCTAAAACTCATAAAGCTTCATTTGGTTGTGACAATAATCTCCATTGATCTTCAAGACTAGATACACACATTAACAAGcataaaaaaccaatttttgCAGACAATATACAGAACCAACTAAATTACTCAATTCTAACTTCAAATTCACAGCTTCTAAAATAATAGAAGAGAAACAATTAAGAATTGAGGCAAAAGCTTACGCAGTGGTTTCTTGGCCGCCTCCTTGAGTTCCAGTACTGACAAAAAACCCAGCAGGCTTCCCAGCGAGGCTCTGCTTCTGCCACAACTGCCCCGTCGAGTCGAAAAAAGCCTTCATCTGCGCCGCCATGCTCCCGTACCTCGTCggaaaaccaaacaaaaccccGTCCGCCGCCGCCAATTCCGCCGCCGAAATCTCCGGAATTTCGGTGTCCTTCGGCGGCGCCTTCATAGCCTCCAGCACCCCACTCGGAAGCGTCTCGGGCACCCGATAAAGCAACCCCTCAACGCCGTCCACGCCGTCAACGCCCTTCTTCATCCTCTTCGCCAAATCCTCCACATGTCCGTACATCGAGTAGAACACTATGAATATCCTCAAGTTCGGGGCCGGATGCGAATTCGGATGCGATTCGGCGGAGACGACGTCGTTTCGGCTGGGAGTGGTGGAATTGGGATTGTCGTCCGTGGGGATCGGCGGCGCGTTTTGCGAGGCGTTTGGGTGGGAGGCGTCGGGATTGGCGGCGCTGGAGGGGACCTTCTTCTTGCTTGGGACACAGCCCCCGCCTTTCCCCATCGAGAATAACAATATTACTCAATGAGGATAAGAAGTGTGCACCAAAACCCAAACACCAGTTTTGAATTTGGAGCTTCGTTTCTTAGCGGCAGTTAGGCACGGAGTCCAGAGCTTCTTCGTTCCAAGCTGTAAAAGAAGCCAAGTAGGACTAGAATTTGGCTGCAACCCAATAACTTACCGTACGTATGTATATCCGTAAGGACACGTGTGGGTTTGAGGATAAAAATCACCtctggttttgatttttttttttttgaattttttttttcatttctatttATGTTATTGTGAAAAAAGTAtagttcttttttattttttatttttttcacaaatgaCAGTGAAATTCTAAATTATGTTAATGTACAGTTAATGTAAAGAGTGAAGGATCAAACTCGAGTACAACAGAGAAGTTCGATGCTTTGGTCAAATAGTCTAACTTACGTCTATTTTGGTGTGGTTGGATTTGGAATTATGTAGAAAAGCATCTTTAGAAATTTTGGTTTAGCAGTCATTATTATTAATCATCTGGGATCTACCTAACATCTCCAACCCCATAATAATATGATATGATTGATTAAGATATAGTGTTGAATAAGGCCATTTTGTCCCATCAGTCCCCTAAATTATAATGAATAAAGATGGCACCGATTTAAGTTGATGGTGATGTTGTTGTTGGAAGAAGCGAAGAGGCAAGTGGGGAGATTTAATTTTACAAGCATGggaataaataaacaaaacaaatggatTCTTAATCTTTATTTAATGGTTGCTCAGGAATTTAATAAAATGGGGGTTTGGTGGCTGTTCATAATTTGGATAGCTTAGTTGCCTGATTAGTGATCACAAGGGCTTTTTGATACTTGACGTGATACAAATCCGAAGCAGGAGATGATGATCATATGATGAGTTGCTAGGTAAAGAAGAAATCATACGGAATTAGTTTCATGGCTCGAAGCAGCTGATCTCTTCCAATTTAAGGAGCATTGATGTAACGCAAAGGTTTTTTCTTTATCGAGTGAAATATAAACACAATTGTAGCCGTTAGATCAACAAATCCGCCCTTCCCTACCAGTGTAAATATCAATGTCAAGCCACTAGATCATGTTCGCATTCAAGGCGAATTCATATTGTGGATGAAACCCTAACACAAGGCCACCATTCAGTTTTAACCCTCCAAAAACAGACCCCGGCTTGCACATGGTACATTAAGATACTACTTATTGTAAAGTGCAAATACTTGTCATGAAATTCACGAACAGATTCAAACGAGTCACGTTTTGCTGAAGAACTATACGACACCGGAAAGTTACTCTAAAAGTGCAACTAAAATTCACAAACAAATCCAAATGAGTGAAGTTTTGCTCAAGAAATATACAGCACTTGAAAGTTGCTCTAAAACGTGCACATAAAAGCTCCCAACCTTAGTACATAAATCTTCAGCATGGACTCTACTTCTACAAGTCATTGGAATTGTCAAAGCTACATACAATACACCTCTCACTTAGGATTCCTAAGAACAATGATAACTGAATCCCCACGGAGAAACATCTTGCTGATGAATCTATCCTTGTTAACCGGTTGGGCTTTTTTCTTGCCTTTTCCAGTCTTTGGCACCTGCATAGACAAATGAAAGATAACACAAATATCGTGCGTTAAAAGAACGTTGATGATTGATGATTGATGATTGATGAAGATCTACCaacaccaacaaaaacaaaacacgaGAAAACCCCATGATGGGAAATACCTCAGTCCACATCTCCCTAACATTTTCCAGAACCATGTTGCAATGCCTGTCGAATGCTCTCACACGTCCAAGAAGCTTTCTGTTGTTACGACAGTTGATGAGCACCTGTTTGAACAATGAGAACCAATTTGAATAAGTCTTGATATGTAAAGCCTTTATGGACAGAGAActataaaattataagaaagCATTACCTGAGTATTATTCTTGACACTCATCATAAGAACAGAGAGTGGTCCGGTATTAAATTCCTCTTCCTCGTTCTTGGTAACCTGCAGCATTCAGGTTGGATGAGAATCTTCACAAGTTGATGATAACAATAAGAATAAATATGCTGACTTAGTGTTTCATAGTGAGAATATGACCAAATAAAGGGTTTCAGAATGAGAAGCAAAAGATAATCACATTCGACCATGTCATATACCAAGAGAGATCACTCTCAAACATTTGGTCCCAATGGTTTTATTTCGCAGGAACAGGAAATGAGTGAATGTTTGGCGGCCTATCAGAAGACCATAAAAAAGAACCACGCAAACATAGGAGGCATAACAGAATTACTCTTCGATAATTATTGGTGTTCTGATgcattaaacaaaaaatgactAACTGATGACCAACAGTCTTTTGAACTTAGATTACTTTCCATGAAATACCATCAAAATACTGAAGATAAAAAAGCATACAAGATTTTCTAAAGTTACAAATGGAGTACCATTCAATACAATCACAGAGGGTTAACCATGAGATATTGCTACACTGCCACTAGTTCAAAGTTGCAAATTCCATATCCAAATTCAGGACAACACATTTTACTCAATCTCTCAGATAAAACCATAACATTTAAAGATGCAAAGAGAGTTATGATAAAAATGCATTAAATCAATTAGCTCAAGAGCAGAATAACTTACTTCTTCCTCCATTGGCCGGCTGGAAACAGAGAGGaaagaaacacaaaacaaaaaagaaacattgtTAGTGCTTCAGTAAAAAGCTAAGGATAATTGCAATTTTGACATaccaaattaatcatataCCTCATCTTGAACAAAGGGTTTGTATGTTTCTAAGACTTTCAACCTGCCAAGGAACAACAAGATATACGAAATTAATCAATCTGAGTACTAAGTAATACATGAACGAACGGCAGACACTACTAATATAAACACTATGTAGCACCGATACGCCACCAGGGAGGGATCCCGATCCCGATTCGATCCcgagaaggagaaggagggagatgaaaggagaagaaagaagaaaagaacttacttgggctTGCAGCAGCTGCAAATCTCCAGTTGCAGTTGCTCTGCGATGAATAGGCGGCTAACtggtgaagaagatgatgttaAGTGCCCTAATTACAAGACGAACCGTTATAGTTTCACTATGGGCTAGTGCCTAGGTCTGTTTCACTAATGGGCATTTTAGTAAGTTCATTTTCACTTATGGGctagttttattttgacaaaaagacAAGCCCACAATAAGAACTATGAGAACCAAATGGGCTATTACAAGGCTGCCCAATCCAGATGCCCAAACTTTGGGCCTTACATAtggccctcactatagaattctagAAACTTTAATAACCAAAATTAGATTATTAAATCAAGTTGGCTAGAGCGAATGTGCTCCTACATATTAATTGAGTTTAATTGAAATAACTACATTCTCGAAAACCTTAGCGCCCCCctcccaaaaaacactctAGAGCCGTTTTCACTTTGAGGGGGAAgaaagccattgttcttccccccttCTCCTTTCCTCCCTTCTCCTCTTTTACCCCATTTTTAGAGACATAATGTTTCTCCTATTTGACTtcgttttgttatgatttttctCCATGCATTACAGATAGATGCGTCTCAGTGTTGGATCTCCACATGCATTTTGGTGTCAGATCTCTACCatcattttttttgcaatttcttcatgtttggaataagtcgAAAAGACTCTTTAAGTTTGATGTGCAGTTTTCACCTctttttgtgagagtttttttaCCTCTATTTTGTGAGAGCTTTCCACCTCTCTTTTGTgaaagttttatttgtattgttatgacttgatttttttcaagctttatctctttttagATGTTTTGGAGTTTCTTTGATCTTTCGTGATCATTAGTGGAGGAGCACTAGATTGTGTTATTTTTGGTGTTATTGTATCGTttcgttattgtaatggccctttgtagccaatatctttttttactgaattatgaatgaaatctcaaaatctctcaacaaaaaaagagcGGATGTGCTCTTCACTCTGTATTCAAGTTTGAATCTCCTTCCCCGTTGTTTAGATTGGAAAAtaaatatcgcttgtataaaaaaaaattaataattaagaataataaataatttttttcttctaatcaTTTTGATCATTATTCCAGTGGAAAAAATTTGCAATTTCCCAAAAAACACAAGGGTCATGAGTGTAATGATCGAATTTCGGGTGCTAGCAAACACTTACTACTCAAATAAGTcgcatttttttctttttcacataTTCTAACAAACTTATGCCCAAACACTTTAAAGAGCTTTCTTTTTAAATGGATTGCTCCAAGATAACAGGATCCTGTTTTATGGGATGTGACACAGTTGGACGATTCACATGCATTCGCATTCGCAATTGCATGACTGTCTTACATCTGCAAAACGGGATCccctttttgaatttttttaggtgGGTTATACTAAAGATTATGTTTTATTAGTTTAAATTAACAAGTTATGGTTTATGCTGGTTTAACTACGGGTATTGGGTggaagtttttaaaataaattattggtATCTAGTGATTCTAAGCAGCCATGTGAATGATCCATGATCCGGATTTATAGAAAGTTTTCCAATCAGGCATGTGAGTGATCCTGAATTCGGACAAAATGCTCATAGCCTTTGTAGGCACCTGAATAATTAAGCTTTAACTAGAGCTGCCTATAGTTCTATATATTTTACCATTCTCCGGAATTTAATTTGTTCCTAAAACTATTTTCTAAGttagcataaaaaaaataatatggaCGCAAGTATGCAGCATTCTCAATGGGAAAGTAATTGCCTCTACTTAGGCTTTTTTAGCAAACCAAGATATGATTTCCTCAATTTCAATGACAACAGAAATGTTCTCCCTCTATTTGAGGGAACCTCCCCACCAATTCACACACCTTTTGTCTTGTAGAAAATCTAAGGCTTTTACCTCTATAGTCTAGCTAGACAATACTTATATTATATGTTAGATGGTGACTGATGACACTGTTGCTAGTAAGCACAAAACCCTTAATTTAAatcatttgaaatttaaatgttaGTCAGGTGACTTGAGCGTTGATATATTTGAAGCTCAATGTATTGTTGATGTATCTGAGAGTCAAAATGCATTAATAATCAACATCGTGAACCAACATGATTCGATATGACCGCGGCATTGCTCTAAGTCCATTTAACATGTCAAGTCATAGTTTGGTAGCAAAAAATTATTGCCTTTTACATATGCACAGCACTGTTGACGGATCTAAGTACATCTGAGGAGGAATCTAGAACAACATAATTTGATGCTCCGAGTATCCATACCTACACAGAACTCAGCTGCTTCAACATCTTAACACGTGTTCAACAAGATGTTTTAACCCTTTCCCAATTCAGATTATCAAGGCGAGAGGGGCCATAAAAAGCTATGGCAGAAAACATATATACTAGTGGAGCGCCATGTGCTAAAGCTAGAGGTAGTTCGCTGGTTTTGCACAAGAGAGGAAAGCCAGCTTTAGAATCCCTAGAAAAGAgtgcaaagaaaaatatatatgtgttaCCAAAGGACGAAGGAATGCCACATACCCTTTAGATCTTGTCAATCAAAACCATCCACACACTTGGTGCAGTTTCTGGAAGTTTAATCATAATCAATTGATTTAAGTGCGTGTTAACGAAGGTGTTAATTAAGTTTAgaatattttggtttttattaatttaaaccCCTCAAAGATACACACTTAGCTGTTGGGAAGATTTCTTGCTTTTAAGTATGGGGAATAATCCTATTTTATGTCGTGTATACGTGTAGATGCGGGGACCTAATTTTGATTAGGGggcttttataaatgaaagtGACAACCTCAGGGTTTGTCTTCCAATAGAAAAGATTAAAGGTAATCTTTTAAAGTATTTGACTAAtagccttttattttttcaccaACGGGTAAGATGTGGGTTAGGTTTTTCACTTTGGCTAGCAAGCTATGATTGGCCGGTGTTGTTATATTTGGATGTGGTGCTCTCTAAACCATGATTTTAGAGCTTAATTACTATATAATAAGATGCACTTAGGTCATAATCCACCTAAAAATGGCATAAATTAAGGCGTAATTCAAGGGTTGTTGAAATCTATGTTGTAATTAACCATATGCGTAGGGTTTAGATTTTGGCAGGCATTCATCAAATTAGGGCACAAAGTTAGAGGAGATAGGAGGGCATGATGCTCTTAGTATGGGAAGAGGGAAACATGGAAGGGCACTGTGTGTGGCACATACAACACAAACAAACTCGACTCCATTGAGAAGAGACCTTGGAAATCTTGATGACACACTAATCGCAAACATCCTATCCAATTAAGCACCTGCTTTATACTTTATGGTTATAGACATTTTTATGTAGGgcctatatatatttatatttatatatgaaaatttggCTTTAGTAGAAATTAATAATGGCTAACGGGCTTTAGGTAAGTGGGGGCCTAGCTAGCCTAGCAAAGCATCCATCATGCGTAGTGGACAGAATTCTAGGGTGTCTCTTTCATGTGAAAATGATTGGTGGAAAATAATGCAAATGCGTTCTGTAAACCCTAGTGTAACTTTAACTACTTGATTAAGCTAATGTAATTAAGTCAATTAATCTTAAAAAGATCCATAATCGTCCTTTTCACAAACATGTAACGTTATTGCCACACAAAAGGGTTCAAAAGGCCAATGTTCATGtttatacaaatataaataaataaataaattagattTAAATGTGAATTATTATGGATCCATAAGATCTGATTAGCCTGTGGAATTCATGCGGGACCAGTGCAGTgcatattcctttttttttctaaaggGAATAAAATGGATGAAAGTGGTGTGGTCAGACAGATGTGAAAGATGGTTCCAGATGCGATTTAGATGTTAAGCTTTCCCTTAAACAAGGGCATAAACATTTGATTAATAATGGCTGGAAAAATATCTTAGTACACTACCATTAGCTGTTTATCATCTAACTCGGAGTTGGAAGATGGGAAACAAAGGTGGGAAATGTCGGGATAAACATGACACCCATTAGTTTAGTCTCGTTGATTTATTTAGTGATTACttgattattatttaattaaaaccccaTAAACAACTCAAAAGCTTACAAAAGGAATCCCTTCCACGCCATGCGCATGCCAGCTTAGCAGAATCCTGctccccccctctctctctctctctcccttgcTTGCTTGTCACTTGTTTCATCCTTATCCGCCTATTaccatttgtttattttaatccAAATTAACCGTAGTAAACTCAAAGAGCTTATCTTTGCCAAATCtttctttgtatttcttttcttgcttCAAAGACTACCAACCGAATAAATTAGCCACAAAAATCTAACCCTAAAAACCATATAGCAACAACGACATGCGTGCATGAACAGTGTTCACAAACACCAAACCCAATCAATGACATTTCTTGACTTTGGCAAACCAACCCCTCCAACTTTTACTGACAGCCCTCTTTTGCACCATTCGTTAAAATGGGGTCCAAATTCTCTATAGAAAACCTTACACGTGTCATACGACTGGGTCTGCATCTTTAAATGAACTTGGAGTGCTTTTTAACTTCATTCTTACACCAATATAGGAATTACTTGAAccagttttctttctttgattgattgaatttTGACGCAAATAGAAAACCCACAAAAGAAGACCTTCCCCGTTCCATACACGCATGACGTATGTTTTGTTAGACAATATTGCATTCGGTGAATGTAGCCTACCAAGTGTTATGAATACGTGATGGCGAGAGAAACACAAAGAGAAAGTGTATATGAAACCGTTTTAAGTAAGTTTTTCTACGAGCATATACATTGAATAAGATTAACATATACATAAGAGGTAAAATAAGATAAGCATCATCTTGTCGTAAGAAAAGGCATGCCGGGACTGTGTTTCTTTATTCAGCAGAAAGCTTAATTGGTTCCACAATTAGGGCTAATATGACACATtaagaaaaagtcaaaaaaatatcaaacaccTTGCGGCTAATTAAGCAAAAAATGGGGTTGGTTGAGTCATAACTCATGTGTAAGAAGTGAATGGTAGAATATGGCGGCTAacgtagagagagagagtgtgtgtgtgtgtttctgGTGATTGGTTGTATATATTATTAAGGTGGGCACCTGATTCTTGATTGGTAGGCAGGTCACTGTGAAATTGGTCTGTCTATGAGAAGCTTGCGCGTGGATGGATAGAATCTGTGGTCCCTTTGGAAATACTTGGGGGGGTTTTGACACGCGTACAAGGTTCTTGTTGCCCCCATGTGCTCCCCTCTTTCGCATTTCAAGCTATCCTTTTCACACACTTTCAAAGCTGCCATAGCCAAAGTCTTTCATTAACCTGAATGGCTCTGGTGAGCCGGCTAAAGCTCAAGGGACTGTCTGTCAGTCATCTTGACCAAGCTCAATTGGCCTATCAATCACTTCTTGCTCCCTCTTTCTGTGAAGAATGGTGTAAAGTTCATAACAGTTTGCCGACAATTATTTACGCGTGcataaaatctttaaaaagtaaaattattgcgataatttgaattaaatatcTAATTTTAAGTGCCAGACTGATGTGACAGGAGAATCTAATGGTCGAAATAAATAGGAAAtacattttaattttggtgATTGAATATATTTGTTTCAATTCTCACATGGTTTTTGTACCATGGATGATTTATATGCAATCCTGCTAAATGCTAAAGCCAGCGATTCTGTTACTTGTGCTATCTGATTTGAGAGATCATGATATTCCCTCACTAATTGGATATGGGATCAAGTTCTCCttgtcaaattaaaaacaaaaataaaaacaacagcAACCCAAAGTATATCCATATGGATTTGGATGCTacattttattctttttctatgCTATTTATTTTGCTTACAAATAGTCTTGTCTAACCCTAAATATCAACCTTACACATATGCTGTGAGAAGACGAACCTTTAAAATATCATGGAGAGGACTTGCTTTTTGGGGCGGGACCTATTAGCTTATCCTTGACATGTTGCTTTTGAGCTCCAATTTAACAAATAACCTTTTCAAGGACAGACATATATAGTGGCTGGGAGTGCATACTTCTTGTTCATACATGAATGTTCCCGCAACTTTGGTCAAGTTAGATAGCCATGCCACGTATGCCCCCGTGCCCCAgtcatttcatttcatcatctAGTTTTTCACTGGAAAGGTGCGAAACCCTAGgggagagaaattttttataaaaaaaaagtgaggaGGATTGGATGAGAAAGCGACTCTGCTATGCTGTGTGGTTGTGCGGACGATAGGGAAAATATTGTTGCTTTCTATTTGTAATTCAGTATCTTTCCAAACACACAGGGAAAAACAGTGAACTTGAAAAGAGAGATCAATTGGGAGAGCAGGAAACGTTGAAGTTTTTTAGTTTGTCTCTTCTTTTGTtagctctctctttctttctttcatagGTTATGACTCAATAACTTTAAAAATCTAAtctaattagaaaaatatatcatGAATCATGTTTGAGAAGGagctagaaaaaaaaaaaaagaaggtataaGATCACTTGGGTTCTAATCTAAAGCActttaaaacacaaaagaaaattcctattttaaaatttttgtgcAGAATCTCATAAATCTTAGAATGAATCAAGTATCATATGTCGAGAGTATTTAAAGTGGTAAGAAAAAACACGTCAACAATGACGACAACCCCAGTGGTCCTCAATTTCCTCCAACCtcctcaatttttttatgaattccCCATAATACTATATGATTCTATGGTAAAAGAAGGGGGCTCCAATTAAGCTTTTTCTATTGTTGTTACATGCTTGTTAAGCAAACACAAAACACTCCAAGATGCTTGCATTTTCACCCATCTCGAGCCACGCATGACCTAGTATATTGTATAAAGCCAAAGCTAAGCTAAAATGGGTGTGGCTTGGCTAATCTCTTAGCCTAATTGACatagaaaagaggaaaataccacCCAATTGGACAACAAAAGTGAGTTGCATATCCAAATCCATAGGCCAACCATACCAATTGTTTATTCACTTCGAGGTGGTCAGGTTTGGGATCCCAACCCATCCGGATTTACAAAGTTTGTGCGGAGTTGAGgggtttttaactttttcttcaTACCATAATTACccttatatgtttttttgttaatcACCAAATCGGGAAAGCCTAACCCAACCATGCTTCTCTAGGACAGAGGGTGAGTTACATCCAAATCAGTAGTATACAAACTTGGTGTATTAGTGTTAGGGccaaattttgatttagaCCCTGTAGCTTGAGTAAACTTTTCCCTTTAGTCTCTATAGTTTTAAATGTCGTGATTTAATCTTTGTAATTTATTAACGGTTGCAATTCAAAAATAATGAATGATACTTTCGTTTTTTAGTGTTATCatattctatttttgttttccaaccaagattaattatattattgcaTCAATCATAATGGCCATGGAAATCTAGAACATCTTCTCATTTGTAGGGTGAATATAGAGCCAAGTTTTTATGGATCATGTTCTTTTTCTCTAGCATTTTTTAAACTACACACTAGATTAAGTAAATCGTCACTAGTACATTTTCCCATGTTAGTCTTTGTACGTTTATGCTTTCTAGTTAGTGTATGTATATAAGAATAAACCAAATGGCAcatccaaaattttccacaaaGTTAAGGACATTATTGTAACATCATTCTTttgggaaaaacaaaagggtaGGAAGGAAGAACACAGAGAAAACTTTCCCCTTATAAATAATCTCCATGCGTTGTCTCCCAAGCCATTCAACTTCCACACATCTGCTTCCTGAAAGAAAGTGAGAGAggcagagaaaaagaaagtgagagaggcagagaaaaagaaagttgcaGAGAgtgacagagagagagagagctatagCTATAGGAATTAGCTAGGAAAGCATGACAACCAAGACCAACCACCAAGTTGTTGAAGAAGACGATCATATGCTACTCATTTCTCACTTGTACCCTTCCGATGTCTACACCCAAATTGTACCCCAACAAGGTACAACCTTCAAAGCACacaaacattattttttttccattgttttccTATTCTCACATTTTACTTAACCAACTTTTTTTCTGCTGTGTTTAGGAGCGTCAAAGCCTAAACGACGTCGTAAGAAGAGCAAAAGTGGAGAGGCTGGTGGTGCTGGGCTCAAGAAGAGGAAGCTGACTGCAGAACAAGTGAATCTTCTTGAGCTCAATTTTGGCAACGAACACAAATTGGAGTCTGAGAAGAAGGACCGGCTTGCTTCTGAGCTAGGTCTTGATCCTCGACAGGTTGCTGTCTGGTTCCAGAACCGAAGGGCTCGTTGGAAGAACAagaagttggaagaagaatacTCCAACTTGAAGAAAGAACATGACAGCACTGTTTCTGAGAATCGCAAGCTTGAATCCGAGGttcatatctctctctctctctctacacaTGTCATTTGGTTTATGTGAATTCTACATCTTTGACTTTGTTGGGTTTAGTTTAGTTTCCAAGGAAAAtcaaggaaaatatatataaaaactcaAGCGTAGATAGGATTTAAACTGTAagtttcttcaaaattttcttcagtttttttt
Above is a genomic segment from Prunus dulcis chromosome 7, ALMONDv2, whole genome shotgun sequence containing:
- the LOC117636059 gene encoding homeobox-leucine zipper protein ATHB-40; amino-acid sequence: MTTKTNHQVVEEDDHMLLISHLYPSDVYTQIVPQQGASKPKRRRKKSKSGEAGGAGLKKRKLTAEQVNLLELNFGNEHKLESEKKDRLASELGLDPRQVAVWFQNRRARWKNKKLEEEYSNLKKEHDSTVSENRKLESEMSKLKEQISEAEKEIRRLSERVDHGGSSNSPSSSLSMDAIDPPFLGEFGVEEYDDVFYMPQNNYIHGMEWMNLYM
- the LOC117635897 gene encoding probable NAD(P)H dehydrogenase (quinone) FQR1-like 2, with translation MGKGGGCVPSKKKVPSSAANPDASHPNASQNAPPIPTDDNPNSTTPSRNDVVSAESHPNSHPAPNLRIFIVFYSMYGHVEDLAKRMKKGVDGVDGVEGLLYRVPETLPSGVLEAMKAPPKDTEIPEISAAELAAADGVLFGFPTRYGSMAAQMKAFFDSTGQLWQKQSLAGKPAGFFVSTGTQGGGQETTAWTAITQLAHHGMLFVPIGYTFGAGMFKMDSVRGGSPYGAGVFAGDGTRGPSETELALAEHQGKYMAAVVKKLAQA
- the LOC117634391 gene encoding small nuclear ribonucleoprotein Sm D2-like, translating into MSRPMEEEVTKNEEEEFNTGPLSVLMMSVKNNTQVLINCRNNRKLLGRVRAFDRHCNMVLENVREMWTEVPKTGKGKKKAQPVNKDRFISKMFLRGDSVIIVLRNPK